Proteins encoded together in one Micromonospora auratinigra window:
- a CDS encoding SCO2525 family SAM-dependent methyltransferase, whose translation MALTPAAGGCGDSPASSVPIQSPSPVNAEVEWDGFDPQAYVRHNYADLRADDRELLRRTRDFFAGAQLAEARCVDVGSGANLYPALTLLPFARRVDLCEWSTSNVRWLRTQVDGYDALWDPYWRVCAEHPAYAALPDPRRRLAQVGRVCRTSVFDLPQHAWDAGTMFFVACSISADRSEAEHAVARFLRALRPGAPFAVAVMLGSAGYRVGPRSFPAVALRRAEVVAGIAAGAYDVTVHEEHPRPPLRDGYLSMLLATGRTRGRPR comes from the coding sequence ATGGCGTTGACCCCGGCGGCCGGCGGCTGTGGCGACTCGCCCGCGTCATCCGTGCCGATCCAGTCCCCGAGCCCGGTGAACGCCGAGGTCGAGTGGGACGGCTTCGACCCGCAGGCGTACGTCCGGCACAACTACGCGGACCTGCGCGCCGACGACCGGGAGCTGCTGCGCCGGACCCGGGACTTCTTCGCCGGGGCGCAGCTGGCCGAGGCCCGCTGCGTCGACGTCGGGTCGGGCGCCAACCTCTACCCGGCCCTGACGCTGCTGCCCTTCGCGCGCCGCGTCGACCTGTGCGAGTGGTCCACGTCCAACGTGCGCTGGCTGCGTACCCAGGTCGACGGCTACGACGCGCTCTGGGACCCGTACTGGCGGGTCTGCGCCGAGCACCCGGCGTACGCGGCGCTGCCCGATCCGCGCCGCCGGCTGGCGCAGGTCGGCCGGGTCTGCCGGACCAGCGTCTTCGACCTGCCGCAGCACGCGTGGGACGCGGGCACGATGTTCTTCGTGGCCTGCTCCATCTCGGCCGACCGGTCCGAGGCCGAGCACGCCGTGGCCCGGTTCCTGCGGGCGTTGCGCCCCGGCGCGCCCTTCGCGGTGGCGGTGATGCTCGGCTCGGCCGGGTACCGCGTCGGGCCGCGCTCCTTCCCGGCCGTGGCGCTGCGCCGCGCCGAGGTGGTGGCGGGCATCGCGGCCGGCGCGTACGACGTGACCGTCCACGAGGAGCACCCCCGGCCGCCGTTGCGCGACGGGTACCTGAGCATGCTGCTGGCCACCGGCCGGACCCGTGGCCGGCCCCGATGA
- a CDS encoding MDR family MFS transporter, with the protein MVATTAGGDGPSPTDDDQAATGVGFRSDRGPVLAAIMLSTSLVALDATIIATAVPSIVHDLGGFSQFPWLFSIYLLTQAVTVPIYGKFADSLGRKPVMFFGIALFLLGSVLCGVAWSMPALIVARAVQGIGAGAVQPMSMTIVGDLYTVQERARVQGYLASVWGVSAVLGPTLGGVFSEYLSWRWIFYLNLPLGAVACWALARHFTERITRHRHRVDYAGAVLLTVGFGLLILGLLEGGVAWPWASAPSLSILVTGAVALAAFVVVERRAVEPVLPLWVFGRRILAGGSLTALCVGALTIGLSSYLPTYAEGVLGTSALVAGFALAAMTVGWPLSASLAGRVYLRIGFRDTALVGAGFVIGGALLTTLLGPRSTVWAVAAAAFVLGVGLGLTSSPTLVAVQSVVGWDRRGVVTGANMFSRSLGSAVGAAVFGAIANATLADRFAHPPARIAADLPRQADAASLVLGGHRQATPTAVADYVRASLYDATHHVFVALAVLGALVLGAVLSMPRRSQDLTFE; encoded by the coding sequence ATGGTGGCGACAACCGCGGGCGGTGACGGACCATCGCCGACCGATGACGACCAGGCCGCGACGGGCGTCGGCTTCCGCTCCGACCGTGGCCCGGTGCTCGCCGCGATCATGCTCAGCACCAGCCTGGTCGCCCTGGACGCCACGATCATCGCCACCGCCGTGCCCTCGATCGTGCACGACCTCGGCGGCTTCTCCCAGTTCCCCTGGCTGTTCTCGATCTACCTGCTGACCCAGGCCGTCACGGTGCCGATCTACGGCAAGTTCGCCGACTCGCTGGGCCGCAAGCCCGTCATGTTCTTCGGCATCGCGCTGTTCCTGCTCGGCTCGGTCCTGTGCGGCGTCGCGTGGAGCATGCCCGCGCTGATCGTCGCCCGCGCCGTGCAGGGCATCGGGGCGGGCGCGGTGCAGCCGATGAGCATGACCATCGTCGGTGACCTCTACACGGTGCAGGAACGCGCCCGGGTGCAGGGCTACCTGGCCAGCGTGTGGGGCGTCTCCGCGGTGCTGGGTCCCACCCTCGGCGGGGTCTTCTCCGAGTACCTGTCCTGGCGGTGGATCTTCTACCTCAACCTGCCGCTCGGGGCGGTGGCGTGCTGGGCGCTGGCCCGCCACTTCACCGAACGGATCACCCGCCACCGGCACCGGGTGGACTACGCGGGCGCCGTCCTGCTCACCGTCGGCTTCGGGTTGCTCATCCTCGGGCTCCTCGAGGGAGGCGTGGCGTGGCCGTGGGCGTCCGCGCCCAGCCTGTCGATCCTCGTCACCGGCGCGGTGGCGCTGGCCGCGTTCGTCGTCGTGGAGCGCCGCGCCGTCGAGCCGGTGCTGCCGCTGTGGGTGTTCGGACGCCGGATCCTGGCCGGCGGCAGCCTCACCGCCCTGTGCGTCGGCGCCCTCACCATCGGCCTGAGTTCCTACCTGCCCACCTACGCCGAAGGTGTGCTCGGCACCAGCGCGCTGGTCGCCGGGTTCGCGCTCGCGGCGATGACGGTCGGCTGGCCGCTGTCGGCCAGCCTCGCCGGGCGGGTCTACCTGCGGATCGGCTTCCGCGACACCGCGCTCGTCGGGGCCGGCTTCGTGATCGGCGGCGCGCTGCTGACCACCCTGTTGGGGCCGCGCTCGACGGTGTGGGCGGTCGCCGCCGCGGCCTTCGTGCTCGGCGTCGGGCTGGGGCTCACCTCCAGCCCGACGCTGGTCGCCGTGCAGTCGGTCGTCGGGTGGGACCGTCGTGGCGTGGTCACCGGCGCCAACATGTTCAGCCGGTCGCTGGGCAGCGCGGTCGGCGCCGCCGTCTTCGGGGCGATCGCCAACGCCACCCTCGCCGACCGGTTCGCCCACCCGCCGGCCCGGATCGCCGCCGACCTGCCGCGGCAGGCGGACGCCGCCAGCCTGGTGCTGGGCGGGCACCGCCAGGCCACCCCCACGGCGGTGGCCGACTACGTCCGCGCGTCGCTGTACGACGCGACCCACCACGTGTTCGTCGCGCTGGCGGTGCTCGGGGCCCTGGTGCTGGGCGCGGTGCTGTCGATGCCGCGCCGCAGCCAGGACCTCACCTTCGAGTAG